A region from the Planifilum fulgidum genome encodes:
- the polA gene encoding DNA polymerase I produces the protein MDKLVLIDGNSIAFRAFYALPLLTNGKGVHTNAVYGFTMMLMKVLEEEKPTHMLVAFDAGRITFRHGEYREYKGKRAQTPAELSEQLPLIREVLDAFGIRHFEAEGYEADDIIGTLAKSAEEKGMNALIVTGDKDLLQLVTDRVTLLLTRKGVTEGERYDREAVWQKYQLTPEQIIDLKGLMGDASDNIPGIPGVGEKTALKLLHRFGSVEGVLDHVDQLTGKLRERVKEHGRQARMSKDLATIYCDVPLGFSVEDTRYEGYDRGRVAALFERLEFKSLLERIGGKESVSGSSRKLRKVEVQTVEPEDRESWNDFLENPLLSLWLEMDGENYHRAEIIGLALSDGETHLYVPWRTARDWENLHRLLADEERKKIVYDGKRLQVVLKRRGLEAGGLAFDALLASYLLDPSESGHSLSDLVQRKMDGSLPPDEEVYGKGAKRRLPGERELAEHLARKAEALKRLYPLLSEEIREAGMESLLFEMELPLSRVLAEMELHGVRVDRDRLLDLGEELKEQAESLTRQIYELAGTEFNINSPKQLAEILYDKLGLPVLKKTKTGYSTSADVLEKLAPQHEIVEKILHYRQIMKLISTYVEGLLKEIDPESGKIHTRFNQTITATGRLSSTEPNLQNIPIRLEEGRRIRQVFVPSEPGWQILSADYSQIELRVLAHLSGDESLKQAFSEDMDIHTKTAMDVFGVPEDEVTSLMRRQAKAVNFGIIYGISDYGLSQNLNIPRKVAAQFIERYFQSYPGVKEYMDRVVEQARKDGYVTTMLNRRRYLPEIRSRNYNRRTFAERTAMNTPIQGSAADIIKTAMVRLHREIKRRRVKSRMLLQVHDELIFEVPEEELEEMKNLVRTVMEQAVPLSVPLKVDIHTGQTWYEAK, from the coding sequence ATGGACAAACTGGTTTTGATCGACGGGAACAGTATCGCTTTTCGGGCCTTTTACGCCCTGCCCCTTCTGACCAACGGAAAGGGCGTTCACACCAATGCGGTGTACGGATTTACCATGATGCTGATGAAGGTGTTGGAGGAAGAGAAGCCCACCCACATGCTGGTGGCCTTCGATGCCGGGCGGATCACCTTTCGGCACGGAGAATATCGGGAATACAAGGGAAAGCGCGCCCAGACCCCCGCGGAGTTGTCCGAACAGTTGCCGCTGATCCGCGAAGTTCTGGATGCCTTCGGCATCCGCCACTTTGAGGCGGAGGGATACGAGGCGGACGACATCATCGGGACCCTGGCCAAGAGCGCCGAGGAAAAGGGGATGAATGCCCTGATCGTCACCGGGGACAAGGATCTGCTGCAGCTGGTGACGGACCGGGTGACCCTGCTGCTCACCCGGAAAGGCGTGACCGAGGGGGAGCGGTACGACCGGGAAGCGGTTTGGCAAAAGTATCAATTGACTCCGGAGCAGATCATCGATTTGAAGGGCCTGATGGGAGATGCTTCGGACAATATCCCCGGGATTCCGGGGGTGGGGGAGAAGACCGCCCTCAAGCTTTTGCACCGGTTCGGGTCCGTCGAAGGGGTGTTGGACCATGTGGACCAATTGACCGGAAAGCTGCGGGAGCGGGTGAAGGAACACGGCCGACAGGCACGGATGAGCAAGGATTTGGCCACCATTTACTGCGACGTTCCCCTCGGTTTTTCCGTGGAGGATACCCGCTACGAGGGATATGACCGGGGCCGCGTCGCCGCCCTCTTTGAACGGCTGGAGTTCAAATCGCTCCTGGAGCGGATCGGCGGGAAGGAATCGGTTTCCGGTTCCTCCCGGAAGCTGCGGAAAGTGGAAGTTCAAACGGTGGAACCGGAGGACCGGGAATCCTGGAATGATTTTTTGGAAAACCCCCTCCTCTCCCTCTGGCTGGAGATGGACGGGGAAAATTATCACCGGGCGGAGATCATCGGCCTGGCCCTTTCCGACGGGGAGACGCACCTGTATGTTCCCTGGCGGACCGCCCGGGACTGGGAAAATCTCCACCGCCTTCTGGCCGACGAAGAAAGAAAAAAGATCGTCTACGACGGCAAGCGGCTCCAGGTGGTCCTGAAGCGGCGGGGTCTTGAGGCCGGCGGATTGGCCTTCGACGCGCTTCTCGCTTCCTACCTGCTGGATCCCTCCGAATCGGGACACAGCCTGAGCGACCTGGTCCAGCGGAAGATGGACGGATCCCTTCCCCCGGACGAAGAGGTGTACGGGAAAGGGGCGAAGCGCCGCCTTCCCGGGGAAAGAGAGCTGGCGGAGCACCTGGCCCGCAAGGCGGAGGCGCTGAAGCGCCTTTATCCCCTGCTCAGCGAGGAGATCCGGGAGGCCGGCATGGAGTCCCTGCTGTTCGAGATGGAGCTGCCCCTGTCTCGGGTGTTGGCCGAAATGGAGCTCCACGGAGTCCGGGTGGACCGGGACCGGCTTTTGGATCTGGGAGAGGAGTTGAAGGAGCAGGCGGAGTCGCTGACGCGGCAGATCTACGAGCTGGCGGGAACCGAATTCAACATCAATTCCCCCAAGCAGCTGGCGGAAATCCTGTACGACAAGCTGGGGCTGCCCGTGCTGAAAAAGACCAAGACCGGCTATTCCACCAGCGCCGACGTGCTGGAGAAGCTGGCGCCCCAGCACGAAATTGTCGAGAAGATCCTTCATTACCGGCAGATCATGAAGCTGATCTCCACTTACGTGGAGGGCCTGCTCAAGGAGATCGATCCCGAATCCGGAAAGATCCACACCCGTTTCAATCAGACGATCACGGCGACGGGAAGGCTCAGCAGCACGGAACCGAACCTGCAGAATATCCCGATCCGGCTGGAGGAAGGCCGCCGGATCCGACAGGTGTTCGTCCCGTCGGAGCCGGGCTGGCAAATCCTTTCCGCCGACTATTCCCAGATCGAACTGCGGGTTTTGGCCCACCTTTCCGGCGACGAATCCCTGAAGCAGGCGTTTTCCGAGGATATGGACATCCACACGAAGACGGCGATGGATGTGTTCGGCGTGCCGGAGGACGAGGTGACCTCCCTCATGCGCCGGCAGGCCAAGGCGGTCAATTTCGGGATCATCTACGGCATCAGCGATTACGGATTGTCCCAGAATCTGAACATCCCCCGCAAGGTGGCGGCGCAGTTTATCGAGCGTTACTTCCAAAGTTACCCCGGCGTGAAGGAGTACATGGACCGCGTGGTGGAGCAGGCCCGGAAGGACGGCTACGTCACCACGATGCTCAACCGGCGCCGGTACCTGCCCGAGATCCGTTCCCGCAACTACAATCGTCGCACCTTTGCCGAACGAACGGCGATGAACACCCCGATTCAGGGCTCGGCGGCGGACATCATCAAGACGGCCATGGTCCGCCTTCACCGGGAGATAAAGCGGCGGCGCGTCAAAAGCCGCATGCTCCTGCAGGTCCACGACGAGCTGATCTTTGAAGTGCCGGAGGAGGAACTGGAGGAGATGAAAAACCTGGTGAGGACCGTGATGGAACAGGCGGTTCCGCTGTCCGTGCCCCTGAAGGTGGACATTCACACGGGACAAACCTGGTACGAAGCCAAGTGA
- the mutM gene encoding DNA-formamidopyrimidine glycosylase, protein MPELPEVETVKRTLQRLIIGKTVEDVDVFLPKIIKEPSDVNLFVERLRGRKVTGLGRRGKFLKIFFDPWVLVSHMRMEGRYRLLPREEPLEKHTHVVFRFADGTDLRYRDVRQFGTMHLFLRGEEERRPPLNKLGPEPLSEEFTLERFRKRLSGRTTRLKALLLNQEFLSGLGNIYVDEALFEAGLHPERPVPSLSEEESERLFRSIRSTLERAVEAGGSTVRSYVDGNGEMGMFQLQIQVYGRRGEPCPRCGGPIQRLVVAGRGTHLCPKCQR, encoded by the coding sequence TTGCCGGAACTGCCAGAAGTGGAAACGGTGAAACGGACCCTGCAGCGGCTGATTATCGGAAAAACCGTTGAGGACGTGGACGTGTTCCTGCCGAAAATCATCAAGGAACCCTCCGATGTCAATCTGTTTGTTGAGCGGCTCAGGGGGCGGAAGGTGACGGGCCTTGGCCGGAGGGGCAAGTTTCTCAAGATTTTTTTCGATCCCTGGGTGCTGGTGTCCCACATGCGCATGGAGGGCAGATACCGGCTCCTTCCCCGGGAGGAGCCGCTGGAAAAGCACACCCACGTCGTGTTCCGCTTTGCGGACGGAACCGATCTGAGGTACCGGGACGTCCGCCAGTTCGGGACGATGCACCTGTTCTTGCGCGGGGAGGAGGAACGCCGTCCCCCGCTGAACAAGCTGGGGCCGGAGCCCTTGTCCGAGGAGTTCACATTGGAACGATTCCGCAAGAGGCTCTCCGGCAGAACCACCCGGCTGAAGGCCCTTCTCCTCAATCAGGAGTTTCTGAGCGGTTTGGGAAACATTTACGTGGACGAAGCGCTGTTTGAAGCGGGCCTCCATCCCGAGCGCCCCGTGCCGTCCCTTTCCGAGGAAGAGTCGGAGCGCCTTTTCAGGAGCATCCGCTCCACGCTGGAGAGGGCCGTGGAGGCGGGGGGATCCACCGTCCGCTCCTATGTGGACGGCAACGGGGAGATGGGCATGTTTCAATTGCAGATCCAGGTATACGGCCGCCGGGGAGAACCCTGCCCCCGGTGCGGCGGGCCCATTCAACGCCTGGTGGTCGCCGGCAGGGGAACGCACCTCTGTCCGAAATGTCAGCGGTGA